The proteins below come from a single Desulfovibrio sp. genomic window:
- a CDS encoding DUF697 domain-containing protein gives MTKDTLENKVDGVEDQIACQAETAAETETCERACPSEEVVDTIIRKRVYGAIGIGFVPVPLVDFLGLSALQIELIHALAQAHGVEFKKERVKSIISSLCGGFLTTASVPLAASLLKSIPVIGFTAGAATISIMGGASTYALGWVFDRHFRKGGNLIDFNAEEAKTYFKEKVEEGKTFVGKIKNKMKKETKDEAAAEAPAKEAGTDAA, from the coding sequence ATGACAAAAGATACGTTGGAAAACAAGGTCGACGGCGTGGAAGATCAGATAGCCTGCCAGGCCGAAACCGCTGCTGAAACGGAAACGTGCGAACGCGCCTGCCCCTCGGAAGAAGTGGTGGACACCATCATCCGCAAGCGCGTGTACGGCGCTATCGGCATTGGTTTTGTGCCGGTGCCCCTTGTAGATTTTCTGGGCCTCTCTGCCCTCCAGATTGAGCTTATCCACGCGCTGGCCCAGGCCCACGGCGTTGAATTCAAGAAAGAACGCGTCAAATCCATTATTTCTTCGCTCTGCGGCGGTTTTTTGACCACGGCAAGCGTGCCCCTGGCTGCCTCGCTGCTGAAAAGCATTCCGGTCATTGGCTTCACTGCGGGCGCGGCAACCATCAGCATCATGGGCGGCGCCAGCACCTATGCCCTGGGCTGGGTTTTTGACCGCCACTTCAGAAAGGGCGGCAACCTGATTGATTTCAATGCCGAAGAAGCCAAGACCTACTTCAAGGAAAAGGTTGAAGAAGGCAAAACCTTCGTCGGCAAGATCAAGAACAAGATGAAAAAAGAAACCAAGGACGAAGCCGCCGCTGAAGCCCCCGCCAAAGAAGCGGGCACAGACGCGGCCTAG
- a CDS encoding ABC transporter substrate binding protein: MSSRLGSFFATLAAALCCAVSLCANVQAAPPRAPMEQMAAPAPASSQPKPSRPKVAAYFEAGPYWEFTLLQKEIIKALRQRGVADRITLPDELYISPGWDASESVYRAEARKLMQNPDIDVIISMGTEATKALLAENNGKTPIMSVDVADPAGAGIVDRATGKGAANLTIRYTKDKWFKVFALFHEALPFLRLGIMYHDSPEGLSYSNVREAREVARERGFTLVEYPFLDKAESIESCTKGVDRLLAAGVDAFYISALNCFDWTQANPQAIFNTLNAHHIKTFARDGSVHVRRGALMGLSTLDYVPLGKFYADHIAAQLGLLPPNTQLETAAYTPKIALNLVTAQKMGMDLPLILLISADELFDVTLAGVDKTAVAQ; the protein is encoded by the coding sequence ATGAGCAGCCGCCTCGGATCGTTCTTCGCCACACTTGCCGCAGCGCTTTGCTGCGCGGTATCCCTGTGCGCAAACGTGCAGGCAGCCCCCCCGCGTGCGCCGATGGAACAGATGGCAGCGCCTGCCCCGGCGTCCTCCCAGCCCAAACCCTCGCGCCCCAAGGTCGCGGCCTATTTTGAAGCCGGGCCGTACTGGGAATTTACCCTGCTGCAAAAAGAAATCATCAAGGCCCTGCGGCAACGCGGGGTTGCCGACCGCATCACCCTGCCGGACGAACTGTACATCAGCCCTGGCTGGGATGCGTCTGAGAGCGTTTACCGCGCTGAGGCCCGCAAGCTGATGCAAAATCCGGATATCGACGTCATCATCAGCATGGGAACAGAGGCCACCAAGGCCCTGCTGGCTGAAAACAACGGCAAAACGCCCATCATGAGCGTTGACGTTGCCGATCCCGCAGGCGCTGGCATTGTGGATCGCGCCACCGGCAAAGGCGCCGCCAACCTGACCATCCGCTACACCAAGGACAAATGGTTCAAGGTCTTTGCCCTGTTTCATGAGGCGCTGCCCTTCCTTCGCCTTGGCATCATGTATCACGACAGCCCCGAGGGCCTTTCATACTCCAACGTGAGGGAAGCGCGCGAAGTTGCGCGCGAGCGCGGCTTTACCCTTGTGGAGTACCCCTTTTTGGACAAGGCGGAGAGCATAGAATCGTGCACCAAGGGCGTGGACAGACTGTTGGCAGCTGGCGTGGATGCCTTTTACATTTCTGCCCTCAACTGCTTTGACTGGACGCAGGCCAACCCGCAGGCCATCTTTAACACGCTCAATGCCCACCATATCAAGACCTTTGCGCGCGATGGCAGCGTACATGTGCGCAGGGGCGCGCTGATGGGGCTTTCGACCCTTGATTATGTTCCTCTTGGCAAATTTTATGCTGACCATATTGCCGCCCAACTTGGCCTGCTGCCGCCCAATACCCAACTTGAAACCGCGGCCTACACGCCCAAGATCGCGCTGAATCTGGTGACTGCCCAAAAGATGGGCATGGATCTGCCGCTGATTCTGCTCATTTCGGCAGACGAGCTCTTTGACGTCACACTGGCGGGCGTTGATAAAACGGCCGTTGCCCAATAG
- a CDS encoding 4'-phosphopantetheinyl transferase superfamily protein, which yields MLAQHFYNWRAPSTPEKSILCVGLELENIADWPRQCTTHTSPQEQQEAGRYVHIEDAARHLAGRALARRLLYAAFGQDCATQDSAAVFARSPYGKPFCPGVSADFSISHSGSMVWVAFCRCASVGIDVERMRPLPDAAELTSQLHPQEQKDLLSLPPSELQTAFYRCWTRKEAIIKAVGMGLSMPLQSFSVHTGPQESGWIASFTANAVHGATAMLEVGGQWTSRDIKTSDGYQCSVAAHSSCLDVIVHLAC from the coding sequence GTGCTGGCGCAACATTTTTACAATTGGCGCGCGCCGTCCACCCCGGAAAAATCCATCCTGTGCGTTGGCCTGGAGCTTGAGAATATTGCGGACTGGCCCAGACAATGCACCACACACACCTCCCCGCAAGAGCAGCAGGAGGCCGGACGCTATGTGCATATAGAAGATGCAGCGCGGCATCTGGCAGGCCGGGCGCTGGCGCGGCGTCTGCTGTACGCCGCCTTTGGGCAGGACTGTGCCACGCAGGACAGCGCTGCCGTGTTTGCCCGCTCCCCTTACGGCAAGCCCTTTTGCCCGGGAGTATCCGCTGATTTTTCCATCAGCCATTCTGGCAGCATGGTATGGGTGGCCTTTTGCCGATGCGCGAGCGTGGGCATTGATGTGGAAAGAATGCGCCCCCTGCCCGATGCGGCGGAGCTGACCAGCCAGTTGCACCCGCAGGAGCAGAAAGACCTGCTGTCTCTGCCCCCGTCGGAACTGCAAACCGCCTTTTACCGCTGCTGGACGCGCAAGGAGGCCATAATCAAGGCTGTGGGCATGGGCCTGAGCATGCCCTTGCAAAGCTTTAGCGTACACACCGGGCCGCAAGAGAGCGGCTGGATAGCATCCTTCACTGCAAACGCTGTTCACGGCGCGACTGCAATGCTTGAGGTTGGCGGGCAGTGGACAAGCCGAGACATCAAAACATCAGACGGTTACCAGTGCAGCGTAGCGGCGCATAGCTCCTGTCTGGACGTCATTGTCCACCTTGCCTGTTGA
- a CDS encoding alpha/beta fold hydrolase: MQHTATTLFCIPHAGGNAAFYAKFNDFFPSWITIRPLELPGKGRRCRERLLTSMESMGRDLLEQIRSTAHTGPYALFGHSMGGLLAFLCARFACDAALPLPTALFISSATTPGRMRTGISCPVDQLPQGALWDYVARMGGIPPEIAQSQDFRNYLEPVLRADFMAIEGWQPAPYSHLPLPIHTTIGSHDLVTEADALHWQTLTDAQCTVRTFSGGHFYVQDHWQELADHMTHTLQPAG; this comes from the coding sequence ATGCAACACACAGCTACGACACTTTTCTGCATTCCCCACGCCGGGGGCAATGCCGCCTTTTATGCGAAGTTCAACGATTTTTTTCCGTCATGGATCACCATAAGACCTCTGGAACTGCCAGGCAAAGGCCGCCGCTGCCGGGAGCGGCTGCTCACCAGCATGGAAAGCATGGGGCGCGACTTGCTGGAGCAGATCCGCTCCACCGCCCACACTGGCCCCTATGCCCTGTTTGGCCACAGCATGGGCGGCCTGCTGGCTTTTCTTTGCGCACGCTTCGCCTGCGATGCGGCACTGCCCTTGCCCACGGCCCTGTTCATTTCGTCCGCCACCACGCCAGGCCGGATGCGCACCGGGATTTCATGCCCTGTTGATCAGCTCCCCCAAGGCGCGCTGTGGGACTACGTGGCCCGCATGGGCGGTATTCCGCCCGAGATTGCGCAGTCGCAGGATTTCAGAAACTACCTTGAACCAGTGCTCCGCGCTGATTTTATGGCCATAGAAGGCTGGCAGCCCGCCCCCTACAGCCACTTGCCCTTGCCCATCCATACCACCATTGGCAGCCACGATCTCGTTACCGAGGCTGACGCCCTGCACTGGCAAACCCTGACAGATGCGCAATGCACGGTACGCACCTTCAGCGGCGGCCATTTTTACGTTCAGGATCACTGGCAGGAACTGGCAGATCACATGACGCACACACTCCAACCAGCGGGTTAG
- a CDS encoding KamA family radical SAM protein encodes MDAEPCWKCLDWKKELAKNVVTIDQLKQYATFSPQEEATLREVATVHPVNIPRYYLSLIDRNDPNDPIRRMCFPDAEELVVAGSMGATTADPYGDDKHDKGNGVLHKYDCTALLVTTECCAMHCRHCFRRRIVGHSSQQTLRNFAGALQYIADHPKINNVILSGGDPLTLATPVLQKMLEGLAGIDHVDFVRIGTRIPVTYPLRIFDDGLIDALRAFAERKALYIATHYNHAREITPTSAEAIKRLRLCGAIINNQAVLLRGVNDSAEDIVELMNRLLSIGVNPYYLYQCMPVSRVRHHFQLPLKQGIAIVDKAKAQLSGYGKRFKYIIGHDIGKLEICGISEGNIVLKQMHARIGHEEQASRIIIQKLDDDAGWVEL; translated from the coding sequence ATGGACGCTGAACCTTGCTGGAAATGCCTTGACTGGAAAAAGGAACTTGCAAAAAATGTCGTCACCATCGACCAGTTGAAGCAATACGCCACTTTCAGTCCACAAGAGGAAGCAACGCTTCGTGAAGTCGCCACGGTGCACCCGGTCAATATTCCCCGCTATTATCTGAGCCTTATAGATAGAAACGATCCCAATGATCCCATACGTCGCATGTGCTTTCCTGATGCGGAAGAACTGGTGGTTGCCGGATCCATGGGCGCGACAACTGCCGACCCCTATGGCGACGACAAGCACGACAAGGGCAATGGCGTACTGCATAAATACGACTGCACTGCACTTCTGGTTACAACAGAATGCTGCGCCATGCACTGCCGCCACTGCTTTCGCCGCCGCATTGTGGGGCACTCCAGCCAGCAGACCCTGCGCAATTTTGCCGGGGCGTTGCAATACATTGCCGACCATCCCAAGATCAACAACGTCATCCTTTCCGGCGGCGACCCCCTGACCCTGGCAACCCCGGTGCTGCAAAAAATGCTGGAGGGGCTGGCCGGGATCGACCATGTGGATTTTGTGCGCATAGGCACGCGCATTCCGGTCACCTACCCGCTGCGCATCTTTGACGACGGCCTCATAGATGCCCTTCGCGCTTTTGCCGAACGCAAGGCCCTGTACATTGCCACGCACTACAACCATGCGCGCGAGATCACGCCCACCTCGGCCGAGGCCATCAAGAGGCTGCGCCTGTGCGGGGCCATCATCAACAATCAGGCGGTGCTGCTGCGCGGCGTCAACGACAGTGCGGAAGATATTGTCGAGCTGATGAACCGCCTGCTTTCCATTGGGGTGAACCCGTATTATCTGTACCAGTGCATGCCGGTTTCGCGGGTGCGGCACCATTTTCAACTGCCGCTCAAGCAGGGCATTGCCATTGTGGACAAGGCCAAGGCCCAACTCAGCGGCTATGGCAAGCGCTTCAAGTACATAATCGGTCACGACATCGGCAAACTGGAAATCTGCGGCATCAGCGAGGGCAATATTGTTCTCAAGCAGATGCATGCCCGCATCGGGCACGAAGAACAGGCCTCGCGCATCATCATTCAAAAACTTGATGACGATGCCGGATGGGTTGAGCTGTAG